The window TTCGTTGGATTGCAAGGTGAAGGAATATCGAATTTCAAGGCAAACCAGGTTGTCGCGGACAGCCTGAACGCATCAATTTCCGGCAAAATGCCACTCAACCTTGTGGTAGAAAACACTAAAATTGACGGCCTGCAGCTGAGTGATCTAAAGGATATCACGGCTAAAACAATTTCTTTAACACAGTTCAGTGCCGCTTCAGAAAAAGCCGGCAATAACCTTGCGACGTTTGAATCCCTTAAGCTTGATACTGTTTCAGCATCCACTGCACCTTCTTTTGATACAGAAACAGTTGCTCTGCAAAACATTTCATACCTGCCGGCGACCGGCAAAAGCGGGCATGACTTTTTAAAACTGGCGTCCCTGATGGCCAACAGTATCCACTACGATGCCGAAAACCTCAACGGAACCACTATAAAGCTATCCGACCTTCTGGTAGATATGAGACGCGAGAAGGATGGTGCCATGTACTTCAGTAAACGCATGGCAGATATGCAGTCAGGTACCCCTCCCAGCACAGAAGAGACAAAATCGGAAGATAAACAGCAACCCACTCCTGAATCACCTGCCATTCATATAAAATTTGACAGTATAGAGGTGGGTGGCAACTCATCACTCGCTTTTAAGGATCAATCCCTCACCAAACCATATAGTACAGAGCTCAAACTCAGCGAACTCAAGATTTCAGAGGTCGATTCTGCCAGAAAAGACAAACAACTCGATCTCAACTTAAAAGGCACTTTTGAAAAAGTTGCGCCCTTTAGCATATCAGGCACTGCAACACCTTTCACCCGTGAGAAAAACTCCGATCTCGAAATATCATTAAAGAATTACCCTCTGAAGAGCTTATCTCCATACACCATCGAATCCGTGGGAACTGCTTTGGCCAGCGGCAGTTTGAAAGTAAAGAGCGATTTAAAACTGAAAGGGAATACCCTTGAGTTACAAAACGACCTCCACTTAGAGCAGATCAAAACATCAACAGTCGACCCGGCATTAGCCGCCCAGCTCGACAAAAAACTGCCAGTACCGCTAGACGCAGCCCTTGGCATGTTGAGTGACAGTAAAGGCAACATTGACCTGCAGATACCTGTAGAAGGCAAGCTCGACGACCTCGATATTGGGATAGGCGACGTTGTTGTAACCGCCTTAAGTAAGTCTATTGTCTCTGCAGCCTCCAGCTATTTTCTCTATGCGCTGGGTCCATACGGGGCACTTGCTTATGTGGGCATGAAGGTTGGAGAGGGATTGCTGGATATACAACTGCCGACAGTTCCCTTCACCGCTGGCAGCGCAGATATTATTCCTGAGCAGATTGATTATCTCGATCGTATAGCTACGATACTCAAAGAAAAACCAAATATGGATTTATATATCAAGCCGCATGTGAGTCCTTGGGAGGTATATACAAAAAGGGAAATGAAGAAGTATGAAGGAGGTCAGGCAATTATCGACGATGAAATCCAACAACGCCTTGATGCTTTGGCTGCCGCGAGGGTGAATGCCATCAAAGACTATCTCGTGAAAACTCATGCCGTCTCTACTGACAGGCTACTATCTGACACTACTTCGGTTGAGCTCAAGAAAGACGGGAAAATAGAGGTAGGGTTGGAAATCAGGTGATTATTGGGAAGAAACAACAGACTTCTATCTGGCTTCAAGTAATTAGTACATCAGACTTGCAGCCTTTCCAGTGTTTTTTACAAAAGTGGTGCCGCTTTTAGAACGTAAGCGGTAATTAAACCCAACTCCCAGTACCAGTTATTCCTAAATCATCAGCTTTCAAGTTCATCGGCAGTAGCTTCAATAGATCTGAACGAGATTTTGCAAACGACAATTTCTCAAACAGGTATCTCAGATAATTATACGGTTCCAAATTGTCGTTTGGCAGTTTCAACCAGACTATCGAGCGCAGCGCTTGCTTTCGCACCTCCCTGTGTGCCAGCAAACAGCCAGTTTTTTCTACCGATCACAAATGAGCGTATTGCATTTTCAGCCGCGTTATTGTCAGGGGTCATTTCAGGTAAATCGAGATAGACAAGTAAACGTTTCCATTGATTGGGGGTGTAATTCACACCAGCTCCAAGCAGGTTCTTCGGTGCCACTTTGATCTTGCAACAATAAAGTGGAACCCTAGTTAAGCCGTTTTGTCCCTATCCCACCACTCCTGCTCAAAAAGAGCTGGTGCTTTGTAACCGTTCGTCGAGTGCTTCCTCTGACGATTAAAATAGACCTCTATATAGTTGAACAGTGAATGCTCGGCTTCCAATTTGTCGCGAAATTTCACGTGATGAGTCAGCTGTGTCTTCAAAGAGGCAAAGAAGGATTCAGCGACTGCATTATCCCAACAATTTCCCTTGCGACTCATGCTTTGAATATATCCATTCTGTGTTAGTACAGCCCTGAAACTGGAACTTGCATACTGAATGCCACATCACTATGGATCATCAAACCTGGTGCAGGCCTGCGCCTCATTATTGCTTTTTTAAGTGCATATATTGCAGATTTACTCTCCAGGGAATCGCTCAGATCCCAGCCAACAATCGCGCGAGAGAATAGATCAATAAACACTGTGAGATAATGCCATTTTGCACCGACCTTGATGTAGGTGATATCGCTCACCCAGGCGGTGTTTGGAGCTGAAACTGAGAATTTACGATCGAGCAGATTCGACGCTACAGGTTGCTTATGTTTTGAATCGGTTGTTACTACGAATTTCTTTGTTGTTTTGCACCTCAACCCCATTTCTTTCATTAATCGCGCAACGCGAGGCCGACTAACGCTGGAAAATTCACGCTCATCTCGCAAGTCAGCGGTAACAAGCGGGCTGCCGACCATGCCTTTATGAGCGCTAAAGATTTCCTTCACGCGCTCTTTAATCCGTATATTTTCTCGTTTTCGCGTGGAGATAGGGGCTTTCTCCCAACGATAGAAACCACTCGGGGTAACTTCTAAAGCCTGGCACATCTTCTTCACCGGAAATGCTGAGCGGTTCTTTTCAATGAATCTATATTTCATTTCGGTGCTCTGCTGAAGATGGCCACAGCTTTTTTTAGGATATCTCGTTCCATCTCGGCATCCTTGAGCTTTTTCTCAAGGTCCCTGATTTTCTTTTCCTGCTCAGTCAGAGCCTCACGACCGTTCCCAGGGAAAGCTAGTTCTTCTTTGGCTCGAAACTCACGCCTCCACTTGTAGAGAAGGTCTTTAGAGATACCGAGACTGTCGGCTACATCTTGCACTGACCTGCCGGGATCATCGGTCAGCTGAACTGCATTGCGCTTGAAATCTGGATCGTATCTTCTTCTTTGAACACTCATATCTTCCTCCTGCCAATCTCTTTAATATTGGCTTATCTGAGTGTCCACTCTTTTATAGCAGGATCACTTGGTCTGTCTTTTTGCTAAGCCAAAAGAAGAACTCGTCCAGAGCAGGCTTGGCCTTTTTGCGACGCAAGGACAGCGACTCCTCACTAGAAAGCTTATATTTTTCCGACTCTTTCTCCACAGCATAAAGCCGTCGAATATAGTTCAAAGCTACGTCTGTACTGCCGGCCTTTTTGTGCATCGACAAATTTACGGCGAACATGTGCCCAACAACCAGCATGGGCAATATCCGGTTGTGCATCAAGAAAATTATATGCTGCGTAACCATCTGATTGCACAGCTCCCTGGCACCCTTCAAGCAGTTCTTTAGCAATCCTTGCTGAACGGCTTGGAGCGTAGTGATAGAGGAGTCCTAGGTGGTGTGGATCACCACCACGACATATCCACATATACGATTTACTTGTTGGCGCCCGTCCCGGTTTAGCCAAGACCTGGAGCGAAGTTTCATCGATATTGATTAACGGACCGGAATGAACCTCCAGCACAGTAGTTCGAGAAGCAGCGTGCAGGCATTTGCAGCTTTAATAGCCCGGTTGGCCATGGTTGCCCTGGATATTTCAGCTCCCAAGCAGGCAAATTGCCGTTCCTGCCGATAACAAGGCAGTGCATCGCAGAATTTTGCATTAAGTATATGGGCGAGTAAGTCTGCAGTGGCGATACCTTTGCTGATAATCTGCCTTGGTGGTGGGGCGATTTTCACAACCGTTCCTTCAGCCTCCAGCCCTTCAAAGGTCGGGTACTATTTCGACCCGTGGCAGGTTGGCCGACAATGGCTTGCTTCCTCTTTTGGCTCGAGTATGTTCAGGAACTTCTACAACCGATTTTACCTCAGGTTCAGGAATGTCAAATAGTGATAACTGCATCACGCCTGCTACTACTGCACCTTTTTCACTTTTCTTGCAAAACAGTCTGGCATAGAGCAGGCGGATCTACTCTCTCAATAACTCTGCTTCCCTCTCGTAACGACGTTGGGTTACAACGAGAAGGCGTTTGAGATCTGATGGATCATCAGGAAGGGTTGCTGTTTTAAACTCATCCCTGCAATACACCACACAAAAATTGTGACAACAGCTATTTCAAGGAATATTTCTATAAATATTAAACTACTGAATTGTACCTAAGCTGCTTGTGTAGTTTTTGCAAATCACGGCCATCCAAGAGCCACTGCAATGCCGTCTCATGAATTTCGATCACCTCTTCTTCGGATTCAAGCCAGCGAAACATATCTGCCTCCAACCGCTTCTGCCAGATGCATAAACCGTTTTGATACCAGTAAAGAATCTTGACCATATCCATTCTACGGTCGCATAAATCGAAAAGACTCGCTGAGAAAAGATCGCGCTCAAACTAATCTTCCACCAAAAGATAGAGGCCGTTTATCGACTTGGGCATATCTGTAACTCCAAGAGCGATGTAGATTCGAACATTTTCCGGAGTCGGAATCATCTAAGCTGCTCCAGAGCTGTCACAACTTTTTTCAACTGCTCAGGACAAATGTCACCGCGAATTTCAAGCTTGAAGCGATCAATATGCAGAGGAAGGTTCGCAGGCGATGTCATAACATTTTGGCAGGATTTGGAGATGGCACGGTAAGTGACTAAAACGTAGTCTCTTTTAGGTTCCTGCCACTCAGTTTGCATTTCCAGTAGCAAAATGTTGCTAAAGCAATGCGGTTTGACTGACAAGAAGCTTTCTGGCTTTGGCTACTTGATTGCCAGGCTCTGATATGTTTTGCTAGTAGTCCTGTTTCTGTTGATGTTTCGGAATGTTGATGTTCACGATGCATACCTCCTTGGCTATGGTGAGGTATACAGGAACATGATTTTATTGGCTTGAAAAGATGTGGTTAACTAGGCGCTTACGGCATATCAGATCTAGTTATAAAGCTTCAGCGTGTTGCCGAGGTTTTCATGGAATGTCACACGATCTACATCCGCCCGGTAGATACTCTCCTGCCGGTTCCCCCTTGAAGTTAGATGATATACCGCGCCTGAATATTGTAGCCTGAGTAGTCTGGTCATTATTGGATATGCAAGCAGAGAGTGGACCAAGATTCACGACCTGCCCCATGTATTCCGGATATTGCTGCTGTTCACAATGCGCACTTCCGTGGACAGGATAGACTATACTGGAACACGAATTTATTGGATTCAAAAGATGGGGATTATTAGCGCTTACATACCGAATAAGGATAGATTGTGTGAGCAAAGCGAACCACAATCTTATCCGTGGTTGGACAAGCACGAACTATAAGAAGGAATTATATTTTTTGAGAAACTTCCCAGAAGTGCAATTGAAAAAATACCGCAATTCTCAGGGCGCACGTATCCCTTCACCTTTGCAGGTGTGTCAAAAAACAAACTCTATTGCATAGAGAGTACAAGTTCCCCCTGCAGTAGTTGGTGGTATCGCCTCGCCAGGATGACCTGTTAACCCGTCCTACGGATGTCCCTGCGGAAACCGATAACCAGCATTGAATTTTTACAGCAAGGGCACTTAAAGGTTGGCCTAGTCCGCGGGGAAAGTAGCGCAGTGATCACGTGTAGTATCATCTGCACTAGAGTGAGTAGCTTTTTTGCATTGCTATGTAGGAAGCCGTAATCTCTTACTCTCCTAAAGCCTTTCGGTAGCACGTGTGTTACTACGAGGTTTAAGAATGCCTCGCCTCGAAGAGTCCGCTGTTTTGTTTCTCCGGTTGTGCTGTCGACATATTTGAATGTGACTTTACCATCCCGATTTTCGATGATGTTTTTTTCGCTTATCACACCACGGTAGAGATACCGTGACAAATATTTAAGAGCTGCCATGCCTTTTCCCGCATAGTCGCAGTGTACCACCCATTCTTTCGGAAGATTTTGCGGTATTTTTAACCCTGCTCCTTTTAACGCATCCAGGAATCGAGCCCGAAACACTTTAGCCAAAGCGTTTCCATTGAACAGGTAATTGTGTTGAGTCTTTTTCCAATACCTACGCCGCCTGTCTATACCACCTCCTGGGATAACAGCATGAATGTGTGGATGGAAATCAAGTGGTCTACTGTTGGTATGGAGCACCATGGTCATGCCGATCTCTGCGCCCAAGTTTTTTGGATTCAAGCCAAAATCTTTCAAAGTCACGGAAACAACCTTGAACATCAGATCGTAAACCGCTTTCTGATTAAACCAGGCTAAAGGCCTTAGCTCTCTAGGCAAGGTGAATGTTGCCATGAAATATGGCACAGGCAGGAGCTTTTGTTGTTGCCTGTCAAGCCACTGACTTGTGTTGTGATTCTGGCATTTGGGGCAATGTCTGTTCCCACAAGACAGGGGGCGCCATTCTGCGTGGTTGCAGTCTGGGCATTGCACATGCAACTCACCTGAAGCAGGTGTTCGGCAGCTGATAATGGCAGTGAAGGTTTTCAGGTGCCCTGGAAGAGCGGTGGAGCCGTAGCTGGAAAGGTATGCATCCAGATATTCTTCTACGATTGTCGCCATTTCCATTTCACACCCCCTCGATATTGAGCTGCAGAGTGTCGTTTAACCTGTTGATAGCTTGCCAGTTATCTTTTTCCGTAACGTTGGTGAGATGGGTGTAGCGTGCGGTTGTATTAGGGCTGGCATGACCAAGCAGGGCCTGGATGTGACGAAGGCTCAAACCATGTTCAAGTAGGTGGGTTGAAAAGCTATGTCGTAGAGAGTGGATAGATATTTTTTTTTAATGTTGCATGCTGCCATAACGATCTTCAGGGCATTTTGTGTCCCTCCTTTATCCATGTGAGTGGTAGAATTTCGAATAGTTTCAGCTGAGCATTTTCGGTTCGGAAAGATAAGTGACGGATGCCGATGCCAGCACCAGTAGAGCCGTAAGGCCTGAAGGGCTCAGTCCGGCAACGGAACCATTCGATCCTTATGGCCTTTTCCTCGTCTTATATGCACCAGCTTTCGCTCGGCATCGATATCCCCAACATGCAAAGACAGTGCTTCCTCGAGACGCAGTCCCATTGAATATGTGGTCAAAAAAAATACGCGGTAGGGCAGTTTTTGGGTAGCACCGAGGATCCGTTCAATTTCTTTATGGGTAAGAATGTCAGGGATGGATTTGATCTTAGGTGGTTTTACAATGTTCAGCCATTTCCATTCCGTATCAAGTACATGCTTCCAGAAAAACTGGAGGCCTAGCCTGTCAAGCTTGACGGTACTCCATGAATGGCTCTCCACCAGTTGTAGAAAATAGTTTTCCAATTCCTCCTGAGTCAATACATCAGGGCAACAGTCAAAATGACCACTCACTCATCGGACAGCACGGGAATAAGCATCGATCGTCGAACTACTTTTACCCTGGAGTTTGAGCAAGTTCTGGTGACGCTGATACAGGGATTCAAATCGTTTTACTTCTTTGGGGTTCATGGTATACTTCGTTTTATTGTAAGTGTATGGAATTATACGCTTACAGGAGTTATACACTGTATTGGTTGTTCTCCGCCGCGGGAGCGGCTTCGTCCAACAACTTGGATAATTAGATTGCATTCATCAATGCCTCCCCAATTTACATGTGCCTTGTCTTACAGTTAGAAGACACCTAACCCTCACATGCCCCACTCGAGGATTATCAACTATCTAAACTCTTTGTAAAGAGCATCTTTTAGTACTCACTATCGAGGACTTAAAAGGATTGC of the Desulfosediminicola ganghwensis genome contains:
- the tnpA gene encoding IS66 family insertion sequence element accessory protein TnpA, translating into MHREHQHSETSTETGLLAKHIRAWQSSSQSQKASCQSNRIALATFCYWKCKLSGRNLKETTF
- a CDS encoding IS91 family transposase; this encodes MEMATIVEEYLDAYLSSYGSTALPGHLKTFTAIISCRTPASGELHVQCPDCNHAEWRPLSCGNRHCPKCQNHNTSQWLDRQQQKLLPVPYFMATFTLPRELRPLAWFNQKAVYDLMFKVVSVTLKDFGLNPKNLGAEIGMTMVLHTNSRPLDFHPHIHAVIPGGGIDRRRRYWKKTQHNYLFNGNALAKVFRARFLDALKGAGLKIPQNLPKEWVVHCDYAGKGMAALKYLSRYLYRGVISEKNIIENRDGKVTFKYVDSTTGETKQRTLRGEAFLNLVVTHVLPKGFRRVRDYGFLHSNAKKLLTLVQMILHVITALLSPRTRPTFKCPCCKNSMLVIGFRRDIRRTG
- a CDS encoding IS66 family transposase, with protein sequence MAPKNLLGAGVNYTPNQWKRLLVYLDLPEMTPDNNAAENAIRSFVIGRKNWLFAGTQGGAKASAALDSLVETAKRQFGTV
- a CDS encoding IS66 family transposase yields the protein MLVVGHMFAVNLSMHKKAGSTDVALNYIRRLYAVEKESEKYKLSSEESLSLRRKKAKPALDEFFFWLSKKTDQVILL
- a CDS encoding IS66 family transposase, which produces MKIAPPPRQIISKGIATADLLAHILNAKFCDALPCYRQERQFACLGAEISRATMANRAIKAANACTLLLELLCWRFIPVR
- a CDS encoding DUF748 domain-containing protein; this encodes MKTYLRHPATITALVFFGLIVLFLLFLPLGSKIYLTHWLTKNGADKATIEKLNFNPFNGTLTLNGVLVQTGDTEPIRHDTLIVDLGLGSLFKKNVLIERITYRDLYFEMEQYDDGSWRYGSYTLKSDPAIRNQSAQETIEQASANATPWALAADMAVLENCTIHFKTPALDFTISVDQALLDNFSTRGGQPDGTLSLTGSVNGSPVTLDLSSLRISPELFFEGKIQIDEFGLDNLQTLLQDVFPTFAGKAGINGQATFSLNREGEMVVDYDGVIAGTGIEMRSEPYSNAVPEVNWQGKVKYTQGAANPILIKTDGTLTANDISLEVPAASLTLSDGSLKKTGTATISISDGVAVDTDGELNVSTIQMAIGDMSFNEESIDWQGVVHYSSGSEIPMTVQTDGVLEGSQIGIQIPAAQLAIPAVDLKLTGKAKVTIDDLVAVDHEGTLGTNIASMEFAQLAAKEHQLNWTGKLHWDSESVGNLAIAGDADSNLASLNTGGSTPISIGFENINFVGLQGEGISNFKANQVVADSLNASISGKMPLNLVVENTKIDGLQLSDLKDITAKTISLTQFSAASEKAGNNLATFESLKLDTVSASTAPSFDTETVALQNISYLPATGKSGHDFLKLASLMANSIHYDAENLNGTTIKLSDLLVDMRREKDGAMYFSKRMADMQSGTPPSTEETKSEDKQQPTPESPAIHIKFDSIEVGGNSSLAFKDQSLTKPYSTELKLSELKISEVDSARKDKQLDLNLKGTFEKVAPFSISGTATPFTREKNSDLEISLKNYPLKSLSPYTIESVGTALASGSLKVKSDLKLKGNTLELQNDLHLEQIKTSTVDPALAAQLDKKLPVPLDAALGMLSDSKGNIDLQIPVEGKLDDLDIGIGDVVVTALSKSIVSAASSYFLYALGPYGALAYVGMKVGEGLLDIQLPTVPFTAGSADIIPEQIDYLDRIATILKEKPNMDLYIKPHVSPWEVYTKREMKKYEGGQAIIDDEIQQRLDALAAARVNAIKDYLVKTHAVSTDRLLSDTTSVELKKDGKIEVGLEIR